The genomic window ATTCATTTCCCTTGCTTGGATGTGAGCGGGCGCTTGCAATAATGATTGAGTTTTGTGACTTACACCATTTCTTAAGTATTGGATCTTCACCTTGTCGCCAACATTCTTTGTTGATAAGTAATCGATCAAGTCTGTCATTCCGGTAACTTTCACCTTGTCAACTTTCAATATGATATCCCCTTTTACCAATCCTGATTTGCCGGCAGCAGATCCATCTAGTACTTTTTCAATCAATGCACCATTATAACCACCAACATCCCTAATTTCAATCCCTAGTACCGCTTTATTCGTATGATCGACTTCATCATCACTAACTAAAAACTCCATCTCTTCTTGGTCTCCTGGACTCATGCCAGGAGCGAGAGTTTGAGCATCTGGCAATTCCATTATTATATGTTCCTTTCCATCAGAATCTATTATAATCTTCTTTTGGATATTGCCGGCAACAGGCGATTCAATTTGGAGCACAGAATCAATCAGTTTTTGGATATCATTATCGCTCAACTCTGAGTCCGCGTTTCTAATGATCTTTTTGATTACGATTTTCTTTTCTGTACCTTCATCCTTCTTAATCTCTTGAGCAAATGCACTTATAATAATTGCACATATCAAGATCGGAATCAATGTGAGCTTTTTCATACAAAGAAATTTAATTGGTTGAGGAATTTATATTTTTTTCAATTTGACGGGTTTCGTCTGGCAAATCCTGATTCATCATGGTATTTGTAGTTTTGACTACGTTTATAGTTACCTTGGATTTATTGTTTGTATTACTGCGAATTATCTGCAAATCATAAACACCTTCAGCAGCTAAGGGTTCAGCTACATTCTGAATTACAATGAC from Saprospiraceae bacterium includes these protein-coding regions:
- a CDS encoding PDZ domain-containing protein; protein product: MKKLTLIPILICAIIISAFAQEIKKDEGTEKKIVIKKIIRNADSELSDNDIQKLIDSVLQIESPVAGNIQKKIIIDSDGKEHIIMELPDAQTLAPGMSPGDQEEMEFLVSDDEVDHTNKAVLGIEIRDVGGYNGALIEKVLDGSAAGKSGLVKGDIILKVDKVKVTGMTDLIDYLSTKNVGDKVKIQYLRNGVSHKTQSLLQAPAHIQAREMNAPKCCKGMSSKSNCEGQKKVVEKRIIRANDGDDTVIEMNIVGQPKELKEENTRQIKKESTSNLSISMMKSSDKPDEATLDMEFTAEPDPISILILDQNGNQQYTDKIQDFSGKLHKKIVLSSAAKSLKVLIISGDKILAEAQLMQAEK